Proteins co-encoded in one Astatotilapia calliptera chromosome 18, fAstCal1.2, whole genome shotgun sequence genomic window:
- the LOC113010645 gene encoding transmembrane protein 69-like isoform X1 gives MISFVSGRRILSGVPVWRCLQQINRLPNYSTKTVLLHTRASSIFMSFRPSTTSRLLNIKPVSWHTSHLCHEDSRGKSERSDSKEGFSLRALAKAPKPALYLGFSGLIPFISAPFLMAATQSFHPEVAYAQVVYGASIVSFLGGARWGFAIPAGSPAQPDWMNLGNSVVPSLLAWLALLCRDNIAEGALVVVMGLGLSLHYDLTLLPGYPAWFKAMRTVLTLVATFSLVATLVLKKLCPEKKFIET, from the exons ATGATTAGCTTCGTCTCTGGAAGACGTATTTTGTCTGGG GTTCCAGTATGGAGATGTCTTCAGCAAATAAACAGATTACCAAActacagcacaaaaactgtgctgcttcacactcgagCCTCCTCTATCTTTATGTCATTCAGACCATCTACCACCAGCAGACTGTTGAACATCAAACCTGTGAGCTGGCACACATCACATCTCTGCCACGAGGATTCCAGAGGCAAATCAGAGAGAAGTGACAGCAAAGAGGGTTTCAGTTTAAGAGCCCTCGCCAAGGCTCCCAAACCAGCTCTGTACCTGGGATTTTCTGGTCTCATCCCCTTTATTTCTGCCCCTTTTCTCATGGCTGCCACACAATCTTTCCACCCTGAAGTGGCATATGCTCAAGTGGTGTACGGAGCTTCTATAGTGTCGTTCCTGGGAGGTGCCCGTTGGGGGTTTGCCATCCCAGCTGGTAGTCCCGCACAGCCAGACTGGATGAATTTGGGTAACAGTGTGGTGCCGTCGCTTCTGGCCTGGCTGGCGTTGCTCTGCAGGGACAACATAGCTGAAGGAGCTCTAGTTGTTGTAATGGGACTGGGCCTGTCACTGCATTACGACCTGACTCTTCTGCCTGGCTACCCTGCCTGGTTCAAAGCCATGCGAACTGTTCTCACTCTGGTTGCCACCTTTTCTCTGGTGGCCACGTTGGTGCTTAAAAAGCTCTGTCCAGAGAAGAAGTTCATAGAGACTTAG
- the LOC113010645 gene encoding transmembrane protein 69-like isoform X2 — MCCVPVWRCLQQINRLPNYSTKTVLLHTRASSIFMSFRPSTTSRLLNIKPVSWHTSHLCHEDSRGKSERSDSKEGFSLRALAKAPKPALYLGFSGLIPFISAPFLMAATQSFHPEVAYAQVVYGASIVSFLGGARWGFAIPAGSPAQPDWMNLGNSVVPSLLAWLALLCRDNIAEGALVVVMGLGLSLHYDLTLLPGYPAWFKAMRTVLTLVATFSLVATLVLKKLCPEKKFIET, encoded by the exons ATGTGCTGT GTTCCAGTATGGAGATGTCTTCAGCAAATAAACAGATTACCAAActacagcacaaaaactgtgctgcttcacactcgagCCTCCTCTATCTTTATGTCATTCAGACCATCTACCACCAGCAGACTGTTGAACATCAAACCTGTGAGCTGGCACACATCACATCTCTGCCACGAGGATTCCAGAGGCAAATCAGAGAGAAGTGACAGCAAAGAGGGTTTCAGTTTAAGAGCCCTCGCCAAGGCTCCCAAACCAGCTCTGTACCTGGGATTTTCTGGTCTCATCCCCTTTATTTCTGCCCCTTTTCTCATGGCTGCCACACAATCTTTCCACCCTGAAGTGGCATATGCTCAAGTGGTGTACGGAGCTTCTATAGTGTCGTTCCTGGGAGGTGCCCGTTGGGGGTTTGCCATCCCAGCTGGTAGTCCCGCACAGCCAGACTGGATGAATTTGGGTAACAGTGTGGTGCCGTCGCTTCTGGCCTGGCTGGCGTTGCTCTGCAGGGACAACATAGCTGAAGGAGCTCTAGTTGTTGTAATGGGACTGGGCCTGTCACTGCATTACGACCTGACTCTTCTGCCTGGCTACCCTGCCTGGTTCAAAGCCATGCGAACTGTTCTCACTCTGGTTGCCACCTTTTCTCTGGTGGCCACGTTGGTGCTTAAAAAGCTCTGTCCAGAGAAGAAGTTCATAGAGACTTAG